In the genome of Carnobacterium viridans, one region contains:
- a CDS encoding DEAD/DEAH box helicase has product MNKKKTFEEFAISDEIVAALTSLRYFHPTKVQEEVIPLALEGKDVIVESQTGSGKTVSYGVPLCEKVDWEENKPQVLVLVPTRELAIQVKEDLMNVGRLKRVKATAVYGKASFDTQKSELKQKSHIVVGTPGRVLDHLQKGTFKVEKIDCLVLDEADEMLNMGFADQVEAIINFLPAERQTLLFSATMPKEIERIASFYMKQDKQSIVIETTELSKPKIIQSSVKVQEDKKEQQLLDLLTVENPDSCMIFCNTQEAVNNLYTFLNKAGLPIDKIHGGMVQEDRFSVMDDFRQGRFRYLVATDVAARGIDIENVTHVVNFDVPVEKESFVHRTGRTGRAGKTGMALTLVTPREEKWWNEVKEYAGQTVIEVSLPTTRLVQSHKSAFDKKLQERPPLKQVRSKELNRGITKVYFNGGKKKKMRAVDFVGTIAKIPGINADDIGIITIQENVTYIDILNGKGPLVIEEMQERTIKGKKLKVHKARK; this is encoded by the coding sequence ATGAATAAAAAGAAAACATTTGAAGAATTTGCAATTAGTGATGAAATTGTTGCTGCATTAACAAGCTTACGTTATTTTCATCCTACTAAAGTTCAAGAAGAAGTGATTCCGTTAGCATTAGAAGGAAAAGATGTTATTGTAGAATCGCAAACAGGAAGCGGAAAAACAGTTAGTTATGGAGTGCCGCTATGTGAAAAAGTCGATTGGGAAGAAAATAAACCTCAAGTGCTCGTTTTAGTTCCAACAAGAGAACTGGCCATTCAAGTGAAAGAAGATCTAATGAATGTCGGTCGCTTAAAGAGAGTAAAGGCTACTGCAGTCTATGGTAAAGCCTCATTTGACACTCAGAAATCTGAGTTAAAACAAAAAAGCCATATTGTTGTAGGTACACCTGGTCGTGTATTAGATCACTTACAAAAAGGAACTTTCAAAGTAGAAAAAATTGACTGCTTAGTCTTAGATGAAGCTGATGAGATGTTAAATATGGGCTTCGCGGACCAAGTAGAAGCGATTATCAACTTTTTACCTGCAGAACGTCAAACACTACTGTTCTCAGCAACAATGCCAAAAGAAATTGAGAGAATAGCAAGTTTTTATATGAAACAGGATAAACAGTCTATTGTTATCGAAACAACTGAATTATCAAAACCTAAAATCATTCAATCAAGTGTCAAGGTACAAGAAGACAAGAAAGAACAACAATTGCTTGATTTATTAACGGTGGAGAATCCAGATTCCTGTATGATTTTTTGCAATACTCAAGAAGCTGTCAATAACCTATACACATTTTTAAATAAAGCAGGATTGCCAATTGATAAAATTCATGGCGGAATGGTTCAAGAGGATCGTTTTTCAGTTATGGATGATTTCAGACAAGGAAGATTTCGTTATTTAGTGGCAACGGATGTTGCTGCCAGAGGAATTGATATTGAAAATGTTACCCATGTAGTCAATTTTGACGTACCTGTAGAAAAAGAAAGCTTTGTGCATCGTACTGGTCGTACAGGTAGAGCTGGAAAAACTGGAATGGCTTTGACATTGGTTACACCTAGAGAAGAAAAATGGTGGAATGAAGTGAAAGAGTATGCTGGCCAGACGGTTATTGAAGTTTCTTTGCCAACTACACGATTAGTCCAAAGTCATAAATCTGCTTTCGATAAAAAATTGCAAGAACGTCCACCATTGAAACAAGTCCGTTCAAAAGAATTGAATCGCGGCATTACTAAAGTTTATTTTAATGGCGGTAAAAAGAAAAAGATGCGTGCAGTCGACTTTGTTGGGACCATTGCTAAAATACCTGGAATTAATGCTGACGACATTGGTATTATTACCATTCAAGAGAATGTCACATATATCGATATTTTAAATGGAAAAGGCCCATTAGTGATTGAAGAAATGCAAGAGCGTACGATTAAAGGGAAAAAATTAAAAGTGCATAAAGCTAGAAAATAA
- a CDS encoding EAL domain-containing protein, with the protein MDGFQFYFQPKVDRSENRIVGYEILLRNTEKNPYYPAKQMEKIIYNKEAHSYFLEWFQEELIRLLKLFPNVIFSVNFAPRQLLYPETHNFFKTFQPYVEQLIIEITEEAPMFSESIGKFSSEVLEHQFQTTFASMKAMGYSISMDDVGSGKNSLDEVLKYTSYLTQIKFSIVKCNKKNLNKETLRHFLSAWKQVAVDYHLDFIIEGIEDYETSDEMKKYGIDIQQGYYFGKPSKYIVMT; encoded by the coding sequence ATGGATGGGTTCCAATTTTATTTCCAACCTAAAGTTGATAGATCAGAAAATCGAATCGTTGGATATGAAATTTTATTAAGAAATACAGAAAAAAATCCTTACTATCCAGCAAAACAAATGGAGAAAATTATTTATAATAAGGAAGCACATAGTTATTTTTTAGAATGGTTTCAAGAGGAATTGATAAGATTATTGAAATTATTTCCAAACGTTATTTTTTCAGTTAATTTTGCACCAAGACAATTATTATATCCAGAAACCCATAATTTTTTTAAAACATTTCAGCCATATGTTGAGCAGTTGATTATAGAAATAACAGAAGAGGCTCCGATGTTTTCGGAATCGATAGGAAAATTTAGCTCTGAAGTTTTAGAACACCAATTTCAAACTACTTTTGCATCCATGAAAGCAATGGGCTATAGTATTTCAATGGATGACGTTGGTTCAGGTAAAAATTCGTTAGATGAAGTGCTAAAGTACACTTCTTATTTAACACAAATAAAATTTTCAATTGTAAAATGCAATAAGAAAAACTTAAATAAAGAAACACTTCGTCATTTTTTATCTGCTTGGAAACAAGTGGCTGTCGATTATCACCTTGATTTCATCATAGAAGGAATTGAAGATTACGAAACAAGTGATGAAATGAAA